The Candidatus Methylomirabilota bacterium genome has a window encoding:
- a CDS encoding methyltransferase domain-containing protein — MTMDRPRPSESGEAWASGDAASGWKRGAAARARALDPLTELMLDLAGVTIGSQVLDLGAGTGDQTLLAARRIGPGGMVLATDISASMLALTQEAARAADLSNVETRVMDAQRIELEAGSFDAAMARFSLQFIPDVQRALAEVRRVVKRGGRFAAAVFSAVERNPFRAAPYAIASRRAGKPFPESGPGQWALNDPTTLRDAFQRAGFRDVDVRPVPFVYRFPSLADALRNVQDAQPLLVKLLGELSEDDRAAAWAEINQTLQPFVGPDGFAAPGEALLVVGVA; from the coding sequence ATGACCATGGATCGGCCGAGGCCGAGCGAGTCCGGCGAGGCCTGGGCATCCGGAGACGCGGCGAGCGGATGGAAGAGGGGAGCGGCGGCGCGTGCCCGGGCCCTGGATCCGCTGACCGAGCTGATGCTCGATCTGGCCGGGGTCACCATCGGCAGTCAGGTGCTCGATCTGGGGGCGGGCACGGGTGACCAGACGTTGTTGGCAGCCCGTCGCATCGGCCCGGGTGGCATGGTGCTGGCGACCGATATCTCTGCCTCCATGCTCGCGCTCACGCAGGAGGCAGCCCGCGCGGCCGACTTGTCGAACGTTGAGACGCGGGTGATGGATGCTCAGCGGATCGAGCTGGAGGCCGGCTCGTTTGACGCGGCAATGGCGCGCTTCAGCCTCCAATTCATCCCAGATGTCCAGCGAGCGCTGGCTGAAGTCCGGCGGGTGGTGAAGCGCGGCGGCAGATTCGCGGCGGCGGTCTTCTCGGCTGTCGAGAGGAACCCGTTTCGCGCCGCCCCGTACGCGATCGCCAGCCGTCGGGCCGGTAAGCCGTTTCCCGAATCAGGTCCCGGACAGTGGGCGCTCAACGATCCGACCACGCTGCGGGATGCGTTTCAGCGGGCCGGGTTTCGGGACGTGGACGTTCGGCCGGTGCCCTTCGTCTACCGATTTCCATCGCTGGCGGACGCCCTGCGCAATGTGCAGGACGCACAGCCGCTGCTCGTGAAGCTCCTGGGTGAGTTGAGCGAGGATGACCGGGCCGCCGCGTGGGCCGAGATCAACCAGACGCTCCAGCCCTTCGTGGGGCCGGATGGATTCGCGGCGCCGGGCGAAGCCCTGCTCGTCGTC